From the Gymnogyps californianus isolate 813 chromosome 24, ASM1813914v2, whole genome shotgun sequence genome, one window contains:
- the ISYNA1 gene encoding inositol-3-phosphate synthase 1 → MAETFLVESPDVTYSKDFIEAKYTYSTVHVCKENGVTKVRPCSTRFTFRTGRQVPRLGVMLVGWGGNNGTTVTAAVLANKLGLSWMTKTGRKKANYYGSLLQASTVCLGTGPTGDVYVPFRDLLPMVHPNDIVFDGWDISSLNLAEAMRRAEVLDWPLQEQLWPHLEKMKPRPSIYIPEFIAANQEERADNVLRGSMAEQVEQIRKDIRDFRETSGVDKVIVLWTANTERFCDVVPGLNDTADNLLRAIERGLEVSPSTLFAVASILEGCAYINGSPQNTFVPGAVELAAQRRVFICGDDFKSGQTKLKSVLVDFLVGAGLKTKSIVSYNHLGNNDGKNLSAPQQFRSKEISKSNVVDDTVQANPVLYGPQDKPDHCVVIKYVPYVGDSKRALDEYTSEIMMGGTNTIVIHNTCEDSLLASPIILDLAILTELCQRVTFCTEADPEFQGFHSVLSIVAFLCKAPLVPEGTPVVNALFRQRSCIENILRACLGLPPQNHMLLEHKMQRPAPSPKRACPGGAACPLAPKKAPAAAQLNGHPCPGAPRPGPPRTPLHVDGAD, encoded by the exons ATGGCAGAGACATTCCTTGTGGAGAGCCCCGACGTCACGTACAGCAAAGACTTCATCGAGGCCAAGTACACGTACAGCACCGTGCACGTCTGCAAGGAGAACGGTGTCACCAAG GTGCGGCCGTGCTCGACCCGCTTCACTTTCCGGACGGGGAGGCAGGTCCCTCGTCTGGGGGTGATGCtggtgggctgggggggcaACAATGGCACGACGGTGACGGCGGCCGTGCTGGCCAACAAGCTGGGGCTGTCCTGGATGACCAAGACGGGGCGCAAG AAAGCCAACTACTACGGCTCCCTGCTCCAAGCCTCCACCGTCTGCCTGGGCACCGGCCCCACCGGCGACGTCTACGTGCCTTTCCGGGACCTGTTGCCCATGGTGCACCCCAATGACATTGTCTTCGACG GCTGGGACATCTCCTCGCTGAACCTGGCGGAGGCCATGCGGCGGGCGGAGGTGCTGGACTGGCcgctgcaggagcagctctggccCCACCTGGAGAAGATGAAGCCCCGACCCTCCATCTACATCCCCGAGTTCATCGCCGCCAACCAGGAGGAGCGGGCGGACAACGTCCTCCGTGGGTCCATGGCTGAGCAG GTGGAGCAGATCCGCAAGGACATCCGGGACTTCAGGGAGACCAGCGGGGTGGACAAAGTCATCGTCCTCTGGACGGCCAACACGGAACGCTTCTGCGATGTCGTGCCGGGGCTCAACGACACCGCCGACAACCTGCTGCGGGCCATCGAG CGAGGCCTGGAGGTGTCCCCGTCCACGCTCTTCGCCGTGGCCAGCATCCTGGAGGGCTGCGCCTACATCAACGGCTCCCCCCAGAACACCTTCGTGCCGGGGGCGGTGGAGCTGGCCGCCCAGCGCCGCGTCTTCATCTGCGGCGACGACTTCAAGTCGGGTCAGACCAAGCTGAAGTCGGTGCTGGTGGACTTCTTGGTGGGCGCCGGACTCAAG ACCAAGTCCATCGTGAGCTACAACCACCTGGGGAACAACGACGGGAAGAACCTCTCGGCCCCGCAGCAGTTTCGCTCCAAGGAGATCTCCAAGAGCAACGTGGTGGATGACACGGTCCAGGCCAACCCCGTCCTCTACGGCCCCCAGGACAAGCCTGACCACTGC GTGGTGATCAAGTACGTGCCTTACGTGGGGGACAGCAAGCGCGCTCTGGACGAGTACACGTCGGAGATCATGATGGGCGGCACCAACACCATCGTCATCCACAACACGTGCGAG GACTCGCTGCTGGCCAGCCCCATCATCCTGGACCTGGCCATCCTCACGGAGCTGTGCCAGCGCGTCACCTTCTGCACCGAGGCTGACCCCGAGTTCCAGGGCTTCCACAGCGTCCTCTCCATCGTCGCCTTCCTCTGCAAGGCCCCGCTGGTGCCCGAGGGCACCCCCGTCGTCAACGCCCTCTTCCGCCAGCGCAGCTGCATCGAGAACATCCTGAG ggcctgcctggggctgcccccccAGAACCACATGCTGCTGGAGCACAAGATGCAGCGGCCGGCACCCAGCCCGAAGCGCGCCTGCCCCGGGGGGGCCGCCTGCCCCCTCGCACCCAAGAAGGCACCGGCGGCTGCCCAGCTCAACGGGCACCCCTGCCCCGGCGCCCCCCGGCCGGGACCCCCCCGGACCCCCCTCCACGTCGATGGGGCTGACTAA